A portion of the Thermodesulfobacteriota bacterium genome contains these proteins:
- a CDS encoding HU family DNA-binding protein encodes MTKSELIDAMAKDAGISKVAAGAALNSLMASVAKTLKKKDGKVTLVGFGTFSKVQRKARKGRNPQTGETIKIKARNVVKFKAGKALQDAV; translated from the coding sequence ATGACAAAATCCGAATTGATCGACGCGATGGCAAAAGATGCCGGCATTTCCAAAGTTGCCGCCGGCGCGGCTTTAAATTCATTGATGGCTTCGGTTGCCAAAACGCTGAAAAAGAAGGACGGCAAGGTGACACTGGTCGGATTCGGCACCTTCTCTAAAGTTCAGCGCAAAGCCCGCAAGGGTCGCAATCCTCAAACCGGCGAAACGATTAAAATCAAAGCGCGCAACGTCGTCAAGTTCAAGGCCGGTAAAGCGCTGCAGGACGCCGTGTAA
- the recO gene encoding DNA repair protein RecO — MSLVSSSIILRRLDYSEYDYILDILTRDFGKLTVIAKNAKKSKKRFAGVLELFACMEAVFAVSKSGRGMPLLKESLLTHPFAGIRCDAEKVAYASYWSEMINRWVVQGGVQSNLFPLFFHALTLLDADQASNEAISLLFQIRFMTLAGMSPELSCCRVCRKPLDDIAGTRILFDAPTGGLICDACARTTRVSGPAAISKSAVKQLLWLKEGNPRKAERIQLTEAAKREGLEAMEMFVPFHLATEIRSLKILRCIREWRQNNNARKHHTLS, encoded by the coding sequence ATGTCGCTGGTTTCATCCTCCATTATCCTCCGACGCCTGGATTATTCCGAGTATGATTACATTCTGGATATTCTGACCCGGGATTTTGGAAAATTAACCGTTATTGCCAAAAACGCCAAAAAAAGCAAAAAGCGATTCGCCGGCGTCCTGGAACTGTTCGCCTGTATGGAAGCTGTTTTCGCGGTCTCAAAATCCGGAAGGGGAATGCCGCTGCTGAAGGAATCGCTTTTAACCCATCCGTTTGCCGGTATCCGTTGTGACGCGGAAAAAGTCGCGTATGCCAGTTACTGGTCGGAAATGATCAACCGCTGGGTCGTGCAGGGCGGGGTACAGTCGAATCTCTTCCCTCTGTTTTTCCATGCCCTGACCCTGCTGGATGCGGACCAGGCTTCCAATGAAGCCATCAGTCTGTTATTTCAGATCCGTTTCATGACACTGGCGGGAATGTCGCCCGAACTGTCCTGCTGCCGGGTCTGCCGCAAGCCGCTCGATGATATTGCCGGGACACGGATCCTGTTTGACGCTCCCACGGGCGGTCTGATATGTGACGCCTGTGCCCGGACGACTCGCGTGTCGGGGCCGGCAGCTATTTCAAAAAGCGCCGTCAAACAACTGCTGTGGCTGAAGGAAGGAAATCCGCGGAAGGCGGAAAGGATACAATTAACCGAGGCCGCCAAGCGGGAAGGGCTGGAAGCCATGGAGATGTTTGTCCCCTTCCACCTGGCAACGGAAATCAGGAGCCTGAAAATACTGCGCTGCATCAGAGAGTGGAGACAGAACAACAATGCCCGAAAACATCACACGCTTTCTTGA
- the glyQ gene encoding glycine--tRNA ligase subunit alpha, giving the protein MNFQNIILTLQKFWIDRGCVLAQPYDMEVGAGTFHPETLLRAIGPEPWRVAYVQPSRRPTDGRYGENPNRLQHYYQFQVLLKPSPADVQSLYIKSLGALGIRPQDHDIRFVEDDWESPTLGASGLGWEVWLDGMEVTQFTYFQTAGSIELSPISVELTYGLERIAMYMQQVDNVYDLQWTDDGITYGDLHHKQEVEQSGYNFEHASVDILLQLFDQYETEAYRILDHSLVLPAYEYCLKCSHTFNLLDARGAISVTERTGYIKRIRDIARKCARQYLDQRESLGFPLLNRKGVVTT; this is encoded by the coding sequence ATGAATTTTCAGAACATTATACTCACCCTGCAAAAATTCTGGATAGACCGGGGGTGCGTTCTGGCACAGCCTTATGACATGGAAGTCGGCGCCGGCACGTTTCATCCGGAAACGCTGCTCAGGGCCATCGGGCCGGAGCCCTGGCGGGTTGCCTATGTTCAGCCGTCCAGAAGACCGACCGACGGCCGTTATGGAGAAAATCCCAACCGGCTGCAGCACTACTACCAGTTTCAGGTGCTGCTCAAGCCGTCCCCGGCCGATGTCCAGAGCCTTTACATCAAGAGTCTCGGGGCCCTGGGAATCCGTCCGCAGGATCATGACATCCGTTTTGTCGAGGATGACTGGGAGTCCCCGACCCTGGGCGCGTCCGGCCTGGGCTGGGAGGTGTGGCTGGACGGAATGGAGGTCACCCAGTTCACTTATTTCCAGACGGCCGGCAGCATTGAACTGTCTCCCATTTCGGTGGAACTGACCTATGGCCTGGAGCGGATCGCCATGTACATGCAGCAGGTCGACAATGTTTACGACCTCCAGTGGACCGATGACGGCATCACCTATGGCGACCTGCATCACAAGCAGGAGGTGGAGCAGTCCGGGTATAATTTTGAACACGCCAGCGTGGACATCCTGCTGCAGTTGTTTGACCAGTACGAAACGGAAGCCTACCGGATCCTGGATCATTCTCTGGTGCTTCCGGCCTATGAGTACTGCCTGAAGTGTTCCCATACTTTCAATCTGCTGGACGCGCGGGGCGCCATCAGCGTCACGGAGCGGACCGGTTACATCAAACGCATCCGGGACATCGCCAGAAAATGCGCCCGGCAGTATCTGGACCAGAGAGAAAGCCTGGGGTTTCCCCTGCTGAACAGAAAAGGTGTTGTGACGACATGA
- the ligA gene encoding NAD-dependent DNA ligase LigA: MDDGVKDPADIKNRIQALREALRHHNYRYYVQDDPEISDAAYDRMFRELQELETAHPEFASADSPTSRVGAPPDAALKTVRRSVPMLSINNAFTDADIYDFDKRVRKHLRSDDPIRYTMELKLDGIAVELVYQDGMLIQGTTRGDGVTGEVITANLKTIKTIPGLLRRQDNSFPPQRLEVRGEVIMTRDGFSRLNDDRLRNNDPPFANARNAAAGSLRQLDPAVTAARPLMMFAYGIGDFSGIDHYASHYDLLCMLADLGFTINEYTRPGVTINDVIDIFRHTETIRESLPYDIDGMVIKVDSLEQQRLLGATSRSPRWVIAYKFAAVQETTTVESIEIQVGRTGTMTPVANLRPVRIGGVMVSRATLHNEDEISRKDIRVGDTVLVQRAGDVIPEIVKVITAGRTGRETIFRMRDTCPACGSRAIRIQGEAATRCVNPFCPAQIKERIKHFSSKGAFDIDGFGDKLVEQLVDRDIVRSFADIFRLDRSVLMNLDRMGEKSADNIIAAIEKSKQIDFNAFLYSLGIRHVGEHAARLLADAFNDVEQLMAAGTDQLDEALRRTEKSAGKKEERLVVSDSVKRFFEDPHNQELVRQLIDSGVSISYRRSLTSRENRDVSGKTFVFTGTLKNFSRDEARALVEQAGGRISGSVSSRTDYVVAGADPGSKLEKAETLGVPIMDEETFARIIRSGTGEAPFPGGDPQ; encoded by the coding sequence ATGGATGACGGCGTAAAAGATCCGGCCGACATCAAAAATCGCATCCAGGCCCTCCGCGAAGCCCTGCGCCATCATAATTATCGGTATTACGTTCAAGACGATCCGGAAATTTCCGACGCGGCCTATGACCGGATGTTCAGGGAGCTGCAGGAGCTTGAGACCGCCCATCCGGAGTTTGCCTCGGCCGATTCTCCGACCAGCCGGGTAGGCGCGCCTCCTGACGCGGCGCTGAAGACCGTCCGCCGTTCCGTGCCCATGCTCAGCATTAACAATGCGTTCACGGATGCGGACATTTATGATTTTGACAAACGCGTCAGGAAACATCTCCGCTCCGATGATCCCATCCGCTATACCATGGAGCTGAAGCTGGACGGCATCGCCGTCGAACTGGTCTACCAGGACGGTATGCTGATTCAAGGCACAACCCGGGGAGACGGGGTCACGGGTGAGGTCATCACGGCCAATCTTAAAACCATCAAAACGATTCCCGGCCTCCTGCGCCGTCAAGACAATTCGTTCCCGCCGCAGCGTCTAGAGGTCAGGGGAGAGGTTATCATGACCCGGGACGGCTTCTCCCGGCTGAACGACGACCGCCTCCGTAACAACGATCCTCCTTTTGCCAACGCCCGTAATGCCGCGGCGGGATCGCTCCGCCAACTGGATCCGGCCGTGACCGCAGCCCGCCCCCTGATGATGTTCGCCTACGGTATCGGTGATTTTTCCGGGATTGATCATTATGCCAGCCACTACGATCTTCTGTGCATGCTGGCCGACCTGGGTTTCACGATAAATGAATACACCCGCCCCGGAGTCACGATCAATGACGTCATCGATATATTCAGGCACACGGAGACGATTCGCGAATCCCTGCCCTATGATATTGACGGCATGGTCATCAAGGTCGACAGCCTGGAACAGCAGCGACTGCTCGGCGCTACTTCACGCAGTCCGCGCTGGGTGATCGCCTACAAGTTCGCGGCCGTCCAGGAAACCACCACCGTTGAATCCATTGAAATCCAGGTCGGACGGACCGGGACCATGACTCCCGTGGCCAATCTCCGGCCGGTGAGAATCGGCGGGGTCATGGTTTCCCGGGCAACGCTCCATAATGAAGACGAAATCAGCCGGAAAGACATCCGCGTAGGCGATACCGTTCTGGTGCAGCGTGCCGGTGACGTAATACCGGAAATCGTAAAAGTGATCACCGCCGGCAGAACCGGCCGTGAGACGATATTCCGGATGAGAGACACCTGCCCGGCCTGCGGTTCCCGGGCGATCCGGATCCAGGGAGAAGCGGCGACGCGCTGCGTGAATCCCTTCTGCCCGGCTCAGATCAAGGAACGGATCAAACATTTTTCTTCCAAGGGCGCCTTTGATATAGACGGTTTCGGCGACAAACTGGTGGAGCAGCTGGTGGACAGGGACATCGTCCGGTCCTTTGCGGATATTTTCCGCCTGGACCGGTCGGTCCTGATGAACCTGGATAGAATGGGGGAAAAATCGGCCGATAACATCATCGCCGCCATCGAAAAAAGCAAACAAATCGATTTTAACGCCTTTCTGTATTCCCTGGGCATCCGTCATGTCGGTGAACATGCCGCCCGGCTGCTGGCGGACGCGTTTAATGACGTGGAACAGCTTATGGCCGCCGGTACGGATCAACTGGATGAGGCCTTGAGAAGAACGGAAAAATCAGCCGGGAAAAAAGAGGAACGCCTGGTGGTTTCAGACAGTGTCAAACGGTTTTTTGAAGATCCGCACAATCAGGAACTGGTCCGCCAGCTCATCGACAGCGGTGTCAGCATCAGCTACCGTCGTTCCCTCACCAGCCGGGAGAACCGCGACGTCAGCGGTAAAACGTTTGTTTTCACCGGAACGCTGAAAAACTTCAGCCGGGATGAAGCCCGTGCCCTGGTGGAACAGGCCGGCGGACGGATTTCCGGTTCGGTCAGTTCACGAACCGATTACGTGGTGGCCGGCGCCGATCCGGGCTCCAAGCTTGAGAAAGCGGAGACACTCGGTGTTCCGATCATGGATGAGGAGACGTTTGCAAGAATAATCCGATCGGGTACCGGCGAGGCGCCGTTTCCGGGAGGTGATCCGCAATGA
- a CDS encoding galactokinase, whose product MPENITRFLEKSPLTASAPCRVDMGGTLDIKTIYLPMGHLSPATFNLAIDLRTEVTLRPHTAGVVKVSSRGFDSVEFPAADAPYDHPLGLMFAIAAHYNAAGLHLDIRSASPPKSALGGSSAAAVALVCALESINSGKKEVSRKEIALTAHAIEEGAARIPCGLQDQLAAVYGGANAWFWRSFDGRSDFRRSIIMDEARCLDFNQCFLVAYCGVQHESSNINGRWMSHFVRAENRALWRKIIHYAGSFIEALSTGQLDEAILSMNRESDLRKQMTPDVFDDMGDRLVLSARETECGARFTGAGGGGCVWALGDPDNISRLKGKWEAILRAREDALLLNTRIDTRGVTAPDGIMLTD is encoded by the coding sequence ATGCCCGAAAACATCACACGCTTTCTTGAAAAATCCCCGCTGACGGCATCGGCGCCCTGCCGGGTGGATATGGGCGGAACGCTTGATATCAAAACGATCTATCTGCCCATGGGCCATCTGTCTCCGGCCACTTTCAATCTGGCCATTGACCTGCGGACGGAAGTCACGCTGCGGCCCCACACGGCCGGCGTCGTCAAGGTGTCTTCCCGGGGATTCGACAGCGTGGAATTCCCGGCGGCGGACGCGCCTTACGACCACCCCCTTGGTCTGATGTTTGCCATTGCCGCCCATTATAATGCCGCCGGACTGCATCTGGATATCCGTTCCGCGTCTCCTCCCAAAAGCGCTCTGGGCGGATCATCCGCCGCCGCGGTTGCCCTGGTCTGCGCCCTTGAATCCATTAATTCCGGTAAAAAGGAGGTGTCCCGGAAAGAAATCGCCCTGACCGCCCATGCCATCGAAGAGGGCGCCGCCCGGATCCCCTGTGGACTGCAGGATCAGCTGGCGGCGGTTTATGGCGGAGCCAATGCCTGGTTCTGGCGGTCGTTTGACGGACGCTCTGATTTCAGGCGGTCGATTATCATGGACGAAGCGCGATGCCTGGATTTCAATCAATGCTTCCTGGTCGCCTATTGCGGGGTTCAACACGAGTCCAGCAACATCAACGGCCGCTGGATGAGTCATTTTGTCCGGGCGGAAAACCGGGCCCTGTGGAGAAAAATTATTCATTACGCCGGTTCTTTTATTGAAGCGCTTTCGACCGGGCAGTTGGATGAGGCGATTCTGTCCATGAACCGGGAAAGTGACTTGAGAAAACAGATGACACCGGATGTGTTTGATGATATGGGAGATAGGCTGGTTTTAAGCGCCAGAGAGACGGAGTGCGGCGCCAGGTTTACCGGTGCCGGCGGCGGCGGCTGCGTCTGGGCCCTGGGTGATCCGGATAATATCTCACGATTAAAAGGAAAATGGGAAGCGATCCTGCGGGCCAGAGAAGACGCCCTGTTGCTGAACACGCGAATCGATACCCGGGGAGTAACCGCCCCCGACGGGATAATGTTAACCGATTAA
- a CDS encoding RodZ domain-containing protein: MSDPSDDNDPAGAGKTGRMTLTDEEISLSFGQHLQECRKTRNLQLEAIAHELKIGESVLRAIEAENLSKLPPPVFAKGFLRGFARMVGADENRVIDGYLRRIDPSGKSSSRNIDNPFPGKDFPLVRMTLLAVVTLVLACLIFYGFSGQNESPIQNPVTNPSDTPAPAAEDEYADIPEGEDEQEEAVSLAPAEKAPEAIHLSVVTMAETWIKIIIDNGKTDEYLLRPGDNLELDAARGYNLLIGNAAGVKLFANTVPVDVPGGKGKVVNIQIP; the protein is encoded by the coding sequence ATGAGTGACCCTTCCGACGATAATGATCCGGCAGGCGCTGGAAAGACAGGACGCATGACCCTGACTGACGAGGAAATATCCCTTTCGTTTGGCCAGCATCTGCAGGAATGCCGAAAGACACGGAATCTGCAATTGGAGGCCATTGCCCATGAACTGAAAATCGGCGAGTCCGTTCTTCGCGCCATTGAAGCCGAGAATTTATCGAAACTGCCGCCCCCGGTCTTTGCCAAGGGATTTCTCCGCGGATTTGCGAGAATGGTCGGTGCCGATGAAAACAGGGTTATTGATGGTTACCTCCGGCGGATAGACCCGTCAGGAAAGTCCTCGTCCCGTAATATCGACAACCCTTTTCCCGGAAAGGACTTCCCGCTGGTCCGGATGACGCTGCTGGCGGTAGTGACGCTCGTTCTGGCCTGCCTGATATTTTACGGTTTTTCCGGGCAAAACGAGTCCCCCATCCAAAATCCGGTGACAAATCCTTCTGACACCCCAGCCCCGGCTGCCGAAGATGAATATGCCGACATACCGGAAGGGGAAGATGAACAGGAAGAGGCGGTGTCTCTCGCTCCAGCAGAAAAAGCGCCGGAAGCCATCCATTTGTCCGTGGTGACCATGGCGGAAACCTGGATAAAAATCATTATCGACAATGGAAAGACCGATGAGTATCTGCTCCGGCCGGGAGACAATCTGGAACTGGACGCCGCCAGAGGATATAATCTGCTGATCGGCAACGCCGCCGGCGTAAAACTATTCGCCAATACGGTTCCTGTTGATGTGCCCGGCGGAAAAGGCAAGGTCGTGAATATCCAGATCCCTTGA
- a CDS encoding acylphosphatase: MNEKIRVHVIISGRVQGVCFRMETKREADSCGVSGWVRNLPDGNVEAVLEGERSLVEAVVAWCRQGPPASRVSRVIVTEQPAGGDQQGFRIVR, translated from the coding sequence ATGAACGAAAAAATTCGCGTCCATGTCATTATTTCCGGTCGCGTTCAGGGAGTATGTTTCCGCATGGAAACCAAGAGAGAAGCCGATTCCTGCGGTGTATCCGGCTGGGTCAGAAACCTGCCGGACGGCAACGTCGAGGCCGTTCTGGAAGGAGAGCGATCTCTGGTGGAAGCGGTTGTCGCCTGGTGCCGGCAGGGGCCTCCCGCGTCCCGAGTCAGCAGGGTAATCGTTACGGAACAACCGGCCGGCGGCGATCAGCAGGGTTTTCGAATCGTTCGATAA
- a CDS encoding peptidylprolyl isomerase: MTIGLVFAAMVTVAAPAAAEVVVDRIAAIVNNDIILQSEVDKAMAPYIKNIKERGLPEQTEETMLNRAHEDIFNNLISEKLVTQKAAELGIIADEKEVNAALEQMRTSKLYSDEAFQSFLKESGYTMDEYRDQIKSQILKTKLLRLEIKSKTVVTPEEVETYFQNSRDEFTAGTQYHLRHIIMQAPKGANPEDKAAVREKMEEVHRKIEEGAPFESMAEQYSQSSFASSGGDIGTFAENDLAADLKETIIRTGEGKITPVMETDVGYQIFYVQSIIKNDGSLNNEVAEKIHEKLYNEKLDEKFSAWIKELRDSADIKSFE; encoded by the coding sequence TTGACGATAGGTCTTGTGTTCGCGGCGATGGTGACGGTAGCTGCGCCGGCGGCGGCGGAAGTCGTCGTCGATCGGATCGCCGCCATTGTCAACAACGACATTATTCTGCAGTCAGAAGTAGATAAAGCCATGGCGCCTTATATTAAAAATATAAAAGAACGTGGACTTCCGGAACAGACGGAAGAGACGATGCTGAACCGTGCCCATGAGGACATCTTCAATAATTTAATCAGCGAAAAACTGGTCACCCAAAAAGCGGCTGAACTGGGAATCATTGCCGATGAGAAGGAGGTCAACGCGGCCCTGGAACAGATGAGAACGTCCAAACTCTATTCCGACGAAGCCTTTCAGTCTTTCTTGAAGGAATCCGGATATACCATGGATGAGTATCGTGATCAGATAAAAAGCCAGATACTTAAAACTAAATTATTGAGACTTGAGATTAAGTCAAAAACCGTCGTTACCCCCGAAGAGGTGGAAACGTATTTTCAAAACAGCCGGGATGAATTTACGGCCGGGACCCAGTATCATTTACGGCATATCATCATGCAAGCGCCCAAGGGGGCCAACCCCGAAGATAAAGCGGCCGTACGGGAAAAAATGGAAGAGGTTCATCGAAAAATAGAAGAGGGCGCGCCTTTTGAGTCCATGGCGGAACAATATTCCCAGTCTTCTTTTGCCAGTTCCGGAGGTGATATCGGCACGTTTGCCGAAAATGATCTTGCCGCCGACCTCAAGGAAACCATTATCCGCACGGGTGAAGGCAAAATAACCCCGGTTATGGAAACGGATGTGGGGTATCAGATTTTTTACGTGCAGTCCATTATTAAAAATGACGGCAGCCTCAACAATGAGGTAGCCGAAAAAATTCACGAAAAACTTTATAATGAAAAACTGGACGAAAAATTCAGCGCCTGGATCAAGGAACTACGCGATTCGGCCGATATTAAATCCTTTGAATAG
- the glyS gene encoding glycine--tRNA ligase subunit beta, which yields MKSETFLFEIGTEEIPAGYIDPALDMLSSLCREKLTAARIDHGQVSLFGTPRRLTVMIRDVAVKQTDVSETLTGPPVKAGIDASGNFTIPAHKFAEKAGVPVTALKTVSTDKGEYLAAHRLEKGRNTRDVLKEILPQILSAMVFPKNMKWGNQKELFARPVHSLLALMGKGLIKFSWAGVNSGRYSSGHPFMSSGRIKIDHPDQYAEKLLQDHVVADRQARKNIVLNEISRISSSLGGQVLPDSDLVDVVTNVVEFPVAASGRFDKKYLALPREVLVTAMRSHQKYFAVADSQNRLLPTFIVINNNQASDLTRVTRGHERVLRARLEDAMFFFEKDMRTPLTDRIDSLKRVLFQARLGSLHDKTERLKSLTQALTGMLMITDDALRSDLGRAAQLCKADLVTQMVIEFPKLQGTMGRVYALAGGENKIVAQAIEEHYQPAFSGAALPESPCGSLLAVVDKVDTICGCFAVGLIPSGASDPYALRRQGIGMIQILLSRNMPVSLSELITAAMRPYGAVEGAQPSEAAAEAVIAFLRGRMSQLLVDEGVPRDVVNAVLNASADRIPDVWNRARALFAMKSSPDFEPLAVAFKRVANIIKKTDVKHVGPVKEALFQHESETRLYTACRDTAGKVSSLLSQGLYDQALLEMAAVRPPVDRFFDDVLVMAEDPGLRNNRLALLLQVAGLFSGFADFSVIATDVKDK from the coding sequence ATGAAATCTGAGACTTTTTTATTTGAAATCGGAACCGAGGAGATACCGGCGGGATACATCGACCCCGCGCTTGATATGCTGTCTTCCCTGTGCCGGGAAAAATTAACCGCGGCCCGGATTGATCACGGCCAGGTTTCACTTTTTGGTACGCCCAGACGATTGACCGTTATGATTCGTGACGTGGCGGTGAAACAAACGGACGTTTCCGAAACGTTGACCGGTCCGCCGGTGAAAGCCGGCATCGACGCTTCCGGCAATTTCACGATACCGGCGCACAAGTTCGCCGAAAAAGCCGGTGTGCCCGTGACGGCGCTGAAAACGGTCAGTACCGATAAGGGAGAATATCTGGCGGCCCATCGTCTGGAGAAAGGCCGCAACACCCGGGACGTTTTAAAGGAAATCCTGCCGCAGATCCTGTCCGCCATGGTGTTTCCCAAAAACATGAAGTGGGGAAACCAGAAAGAACTGTTCGCGAGGCCGGTTCACTCCCTGCTGGCCCTGATGGGGAAAGGCCTGATCAAATTTTCCTGGGCGGGCGTCAACAGCGGCCGCTACAGTTCCGGCCATCCGTTCATGAGTTCCGGCAGGATTAAAATCGATCATCCGGATCAATACGCCGAAAAGCTGCTGCAAGACCATGTGGTGGCTGACCGGCAGGCCCGCAAAAACATCGTCCTCAATGAAATCAGCCGGATATCATCATCCCTGGGCGGACAGGTCCTGCCGGACAGCGACCTGGTCGACGTGGTCACCAACGTGGTCGAGTTCCCGGTGGCCGCATCCGGTCGTTTTGACAAGAAGTATCTGGCCCTTCCCCGTGAAGTTCTGGTTACCGCCATGCGGTCCCATCAGAAATATTTCGCCGTGGCCGACAGCCAGAATCGCCTGTTGCCGACCTTTATCGTGATCAACAACAACCAGGCATCGGACCTGACCCGGGTCACCAGGGGGCACGAGCGGGTCCTGCGGGCGCGCCTGGAAGATGCCATGTTCTTTTTTGAAAAAGACATGCGGACCCCCCTGACCGACCGGATCGACAGTCTGAAACGGGTTCTGTTTCAGGCCCGGCTGGGCTCTCTCCATGATAAGACGGAAAGGCTTAAGTCCCTAACGCAAGCCCTGACAGGAATGCTGATGATCACCGACGACGCCCTGCGGTCGGATCTTGGCCGGGCCGCCCAGCTTTGCAAGGCGGATCTGGTCACCCAGATGGTCATCGAATTTCCCAAACTTCAGGGAACCATGGGCCGGGTATACGCGCTGGCCGGGGGAGAGAATAAAATCGTTGCCCAGGCCATCGAGGAACATTATCAACCCGCTTTTTCAGGCGCGGCGCTTCCGGAATCCCCGTGCGGATCCCTGCTGGCCGTCGTCGATAAGGTCGATACCATCTGCGGCTGCTTCGCGGTCGGACTGATTCCCAGCGGCGCCTCCGATCCTTACGCGCTGCGGCGTCAGGGCATCGGCATGATTCAGATCCTCCTGAGCCGAAATATGCCGGTCTCCCTGAGCGAATTGATTACCGCCGCCATGCGTCCGTACGGCGCCGTGGAAGGCGCCCAGCCGTCGGAAGCCGCGGCCGAGGCCGTCATCGCTTTTCTTCGGGGCAGAATGTCTCAACTGCTTGTCGATGAAGGCGTTCCCCGGGATGTGGTCAATGCCGTACTGAACGCCTCGGCGGATCGTATCCCCGACGTCTGGAACAGGGCCAGAGCGCTTTTTGCCATGAAATCCAGTCCGGATTTCGAACCGCTGGCCGTCGCTTTCAAACGGGTTGCCAATATTATCAAGAAAACGGACGTGAAGCATGTCGGTCCGGTCAAGGAAGCCCTTTTCCAGCACGAAAGCGAGACCCGGTTGTATACCGCCTGCCGGGATACGGCCGGCAAGGTGTCAAGTCTGCTGTCCCAGGGACTTTACGATCAGGCCCTGCTGGAAATGGCGGCGGTAAGGCCGCCGGTCGATCGATTCTTTGATGATGTTCTGGTCATGGCTGAAGATCCCGGTCTGCGAAACAACCGGCTGGCGCTGCTGCTGCAGGTCGCCGGATTGTTCTCCGGTTTCGCGGATTTTTCGGTTATCGCCACGGACGTAAAAGACAAATAA
- the ftsY gene encoding signal recognition particle-docking protein FtsY: MAFSFFKKKSSPSADNKAGDDPSSGSTTAAPEEGSDIIVQENPPSPPAESASVSSHDDDQEKDSRAPSSSGFYQRLRKGLSKTRQILTTDIDQLFKSGKPVSPDTLDNLEERLITADIGVKTAMEIIEQLSGLKISSSDDLKNSLKDILRSYLMDNDHPPVSSEMNFRPWIILVVGVNGVGKTTTIGKLAAQYIQSGKKVMLVAGDTFRAAAIEQLEIWAQRTGADFVKHRENSDPAAVVFDGLEAAQARGVDIVLIDTAGRLHTKTNLMEELKKIKRTITKKMPDAPHEVLLVLDATTGQNALSQAEMFIRAADVTGIALTKLDGTAKGGIAVNLCRTFHVPLRFIGIGEQVSDLQPFDAEKFTEALL; the protein is encoded by the coding sequence ATGGCATTTAGTTTTTTCAAAAAAAAATCCTCGCCGTCCGCGGACAATAAGGCCGGGGATGATCCGTCTTCCGGCAGCACGACAGCGGCGCCTGAGGAAGGATCCGACATCATCGTACAGGAAAATCCACCGTCTCCACCGGCGGAGAGCGCTTCCGTTTCGTCCCACGATGATGATCAGGAAAAAGACAGCCGGGCGCCCTCTTCCAGCGGTTTTTACCAGCGATTAAGAAAAGGGCTGTCCAAAACACGACAAATCCTGACCACGGACATCGACCAGCTTTTTAAATCCGGAAAACCGGTTTCTCCGGACACGCTGGATAATCTGGAAGAACGGCTGATCACGGCCGACATCGGCGTTAAGACAGCCATGGAAATTATTGAACAGCTGTCCGGCCTGAAGATTTCCAGTAGCGATGATTTAAAAAACAGTCTGAAGGATATTCTGCGCTCCTACCTAATGGACAATGACCATCCGCCCGTGTCTTCGGAAATGAATTTCAGGCCGTGGATCATACTGGTGGTCGGCGTCAACGGCGTCGGCAAAACGACAACCATCGGAAAACTTGCCGCTCAATACATTCAATCCGGGAAAAAGGTGATGCTGGTGGCGGGAGATACGTTCCGGGCCGCGGCGATAGAACAGCTGGAAATCTGGGCGCAGCGCACGGGAGCGGATTTTGTCAAACACCGGGAAAATTCCGATCCGGCCGCGGTTGTTTTTGACGGGCTGGAAGCCGCCCAGGCAAGAGGTGTCGATATCGTGCTGATTGACACGGCCGGCCGCTTGCACACCAAGACCAATCTGATGGAAGAGTTAAAAAAAATAAAACGGACGATAACCAAAAAAATGCCGGACGCGCCCCACGAAGTGCTGCTGGTGCTTGACGCCACGACCGGGCAGAACGCCTTGTCCCAGGCGGAGATGTTCATCCGGGCGGCCGACGTCACCGGCATCGCCTTAACCAAACTTGACGGTACCGCCAAAGGCGGGATAGCGGTAAATCTTTGCCGCACCTTTCATGTTCCCTTGCGGTTTATCGGTATCGGTGAGCAGGTCAGCGACCTTCAGCCCTTTGACGCGGAGAAATTTACAGAGGCGTTGCTCTGA